A single Bosea sp. PAMC 26642 DNA region contains:
- a CDS encoding ABC transporter ATP-binding protein, which translates to MTGLPILEISGLSKSYGAIKAVDGVDLQVHRGEICGLIGPNGSGKSTFFDCVSGLAKPNAGSVRLDGQDITGWSLNRIAREGRMLRSFQKTVTFGALDVEENLVIAGQMFTFPGVASTFGFGARSRARVEGLRKRARELIKLSGLWDVRTQAAGNLSGGQQKLIQFASMLMPEPKLILLDEPMAGINPKLIERVVEAIRYANTELGVSFLVIEHNIDVITSICQRVAVLDQGRKLAEGTASEIMRNQAVREAYLGG; encoded by the coding sequence ATGACCGGTCTTCCGATCCTCGAGATCAGCGGCCTCAGCAAGTCCTATGGGGCGATCAAGGCCGTCGACGGCGTCGATCTGCAGGTTCACCGCGGCGAGATCTGCGGTCTGATCGGCCCGAACGGCTCGGGCAAGTCGACCTTCTTCGACTGCGTATCCGGACTCGCCAAGCCCAATGCCGGCTCTGTCAGGCTCGATGGACAAGACATCACCGGCTGGTCCTTGAACCGCATCGCGCGCGAAGGCCGCATGCTGCGCTCCTTCCAGAAGACGGTCACGTTCGGTGCGCTCGATGTCGAGGAGAACCTCGTCATCGCCGGCCAGATGTTCACCTTTCCCGGCGTCGCCTCGACCTTCGGCTTCGGCGCGCGCTCGCGCGCCCGGGTCGAGGGGCTGCGCAAACGGGCGCGCGAGCTGATCAAGTTGTCGGGCCTCTGGGACGTACGGACGCAAGCGGCCGGCAATCTGTCGGGCGGCCAGCAGAAGCTGATCCAGTTCGCCTCGATGCTGATGCCCGAGCCCAAGCTGATCCTGCTCGACGAGCCGATGGCGGGCATCAATCCCAAGCTGATCGAGCGCGTCGTCGAGGCGATCCGCTATGCCAACACCGAACTCGGCGTCAGCTTCCTGGTGATCGAGCACAATATCGACGTCATCACCAGCATCTGCCAGCGCGTCGCGGTCCTCGACCAGGGGCGCAAGCTCGCCGAGGGCACGGCATCCGAGATCATGCGCAACCAGGCGGTTCGGGAGGCCTATCTCGGTGGCTGA
- a CDS encoding hydantoinase/oxoprolinase family protein, whose protein sequence is MAKLAFDTGGTFTDFALLDDAGEVHLHKVLSTPLNPAEAVVQGVSELLEQFGAAIDIGKLQVLGATTVVTNAVLERKGVETGFIATAGFQDMLRIRNEGRYDLYDLNLRYPDPLVTRANSFGARERIAADGEVVTELQEDTVREIAGRLREKGVRSVAVCLLHAYKYPAHEQRVAALLKDEYPDIFVSLSSEVCPEVREFDRASTTVVNAYTRPQMAGHVAHLQREFARKGIDRQVLWMTSSGGLVPSRRAAELPVRLIESGPAAGAVAAAEFGRIAGEGSVLSFDMGGTTAKLCLIPNGEPTVGTDLEVAHYQRFRKGSGFPLKIQSIQMIEIGAGGGSIAAKNPLGLLDVGPRSAGALPGPAAYQRGGTEPTVTDADILLGYMGTESFVGGSFKVSKQAAHDAMARLAADLGVSVTRCAWGIHDLVNESMSKAAAMHATDLGVDPRSLPMVAFGGAGPVHAYGIAQKLGIKRIICPTGAGVTSAIGLLIAPVAVDLSASFPMALSEWDAAEMRRLLGDLAAQGAEVVSAAGVPKETIANRYTVDMRYVGQGHEITVALPDLDLPQDAFLAQLTANFTTLYRELFGRTVKAGLEVITWRLRAGGEKDKVTRPHGTTAANAMKGTREVYFQELGTAVETPVYDHYSLTVNQPVQGPAIVEQRESTAVIGPSGTAHVDLHGNLVINIL, encoded by the coding sequence ATGGCCAAGCTGGCATTCGACACCGGTGGCACCTTCACCGATTTCGCGCTGCTCGACGATGCGGGCGAGGTGCATCTGCACAAGGTGCTCAGCACTCCCCTGAACCCGGCCGAGGCCGTGGTGCAGGGCGTAAGCGAACTTCTGGAGCAGTTCGGCGCCGCCATCGACATCGGCAAGCTTCAGGTGCTGGGCGCGACGACGGTCGTCACCAACGCGGTGCTGGAGCGCAAGGGCGTCGAGACCGGCTTCATCGCCACCGCCGGGTTCCAGGACATGCTGCGCATCCGCAACGAGGGCCGCTACGACCTCTACGATTTGAACCTGCGCTATCCCGATCCGCTCGTCACCCGCGCCAACAGCTTCGGCGCCCGCGAGCGCATCGCCGCCGATGGCGAGGTCGTCACCGAGCTGCAAGAGGACACGGTCCGCGAGATCGCAGGGCGCCTGCGCGAGAAGGGCGTCCGCTCCGTCGCCGTCTGCCTGCTGCACGCCTACAAATATCCCGCCCATGAGCAGCGTGTCGCGGCGCTGCTGAAGGACGAATATCCCGACATCTTCGTCTCGCTCTCCTCGGAAGTCTGCCCGGAAGTCCGCGAATTCGACCGCGCCTCGACCACGGTGGTCAACGCCTATACGCGGCCCCAGATGGCCGGCCATGTCGCCCATCTCCAGCGCGAGTTCGCCCGGAAGGGCATCGACCGCCAGGTGCTCTGGATGACCTCCTCGGGTGGGCTCGTTCCGAGCCGCCGCGCCGCAGAACTGCCCGTGCGCCTGATCGAATCCGGCCCCGCGGCCGGCGCGGTGGCGGCCGCCGAGTTCGGCCGCATCGCCGGCGAGGGCAGCGTGCTCTCCTTCGACATGGGCGGCACCACCGCCAAGCTCTGCCTGATCCCCAATGGCGAGCCGACGGTTGGCACCGATCTCGAAGTCGCCCACTACCAGCGCTTCCGCAAGGGCTCGGGCTTCCCACTCAAGATCCAGTCGATCCAGATGATCGAGATCGGCGCCGGCGGCGGCTCGATCGCGGCGAAAAACCCGCTCGGCCTGCTCGATGTCGGCCCGCGTTCGGCCGGCGCCCTGCCGGGACCGGCGGCCTATCAGCGCGGCGGCACGGAGCCCACGGTCACCGATGCCGATATCCTGCTGGGCTATATGGGCACTGAATCCTTCGTCGGCGGCTCGTTCAAGGTCTCCAAGCAGGCCGCCCATGATGCGATGGCCCGGCTGGCCGCCGATCTCGGCGTCAGCGTCACGCGCTGCGCCTGGGGAATCCACGACCTCGTCAATGAATCGATGAGCAAGGCCGCCGCGATGCATGCGACCGATCTCGGCGTCGATCCGCGCTCGCTGCCGATGGTCGCCTTCGGTGGCGCCGGGCCGGTGCATGCCTATGGCATCGCCCAAAAGCTCGGCATCAAGCGGATCATCTGCCCGACCGGCGCTGGCGTGACCTCCGCGATCGGCCTGCTGATCGCGCCGGTCGCAGTGGATCTCTCGGCGAGCTTCCCGATGGCGCTCAGCGAGTGGGACGCCGCCGAGATGCGCCGATTGCTCGGCGATCTCGCAGCGCAGGGCGCCGAGGTCGTCTCCGCCGCCGGCGTGCCGAAGGAGACGATCGCCAACCGCTACACCGTCGACATGCGCTATGTCGGCCAGGGCCACGAGATCACAGTCGCACTGCCCGATCTCGACCTGCCGCAGGACGCGTTCCTGGCGCAGCTCACGGCCAATTTCACCACGCTTTATCGCGAACTCTTCGGCCGCACCGTCAAGGCCGGGCTTGAGGTCATCACCTGGCGCCTGCGGGCCGGCGGTGAGAAGGACAAGGTCACCCGGCCGCACGGCACGACGGCAGCCAACGCCATGAAGGGCACGCGCGAGGTCTATTTCCAGGAACTGGGCACGGCCGTCGAGACCCCGGTCTACGACCATTACAGCCTGACGGTGAACCAGCCAGTGCAAGGTCCAGCCATCGTTGAGCAGCGCGAATCCACGGCCGTCATCGGCCCGAGCGGGACGGCCCATGTCGATTTGCATGGCAATCTCGTCATCAACATCCTTTGA
- a CDS encoding branched-chain amino acid ABC transporter permease, with protein sequence MLFQISEQIVNGIVTGAVYALVAVGMTMIFGVLRAINFAHGEYYMVGTFGAWVAIEYFDLPYPIAIVAGVIATAFVALVVGQFVMQRMVGAPAEAGVLATLGIALILQNTVILVFGGGYKFFEGGYIEPVTIFGISLAEQRLLIIAVAVLVFFGLELLVTHSRMGKAMRAVSQNVDCCAVVGIDVRKVVVRTFILGAALAGLSGVLTAPVNVSVYGGMGELITFKTLPIIIMGGLGNVRGTFFAAMILGIAESLVATYVGLQFRDTVGFATLMLVLMWRPHGLFSSQARY encoded by the coding sequence ATGCTGTTCCAAATCTCCGAGCAGATCGTCAACGGCATCGTGACCGGGGCCGTCTATGCCCTGGTCGCGGTCGGCATGACGATGATCTTCGGCGTCCTGCGCGCGATCAATTTCGCCCATGGCGAATACTACATGGTCGGCACCTTCGGGGCCTGGGTCGCGATCGAGTATTTCGACCTGCCTTACCCGATCGCGATCGTGGCCGGCGTCATCGCCACTGCCTTCGTCGCGCTGGTCGTCGGGCAGTTCGTGATGCAGCGCATGGTCGGGGCTCCGGCCGAGGCCGGCGTGCTGGCGACGCTCGGCATCGCGCTGATCCTGCAGAACACTGTGATCCTCGTCTTCGGTGGCGGCTACAAGTTCTTCGAGGGTGGCTATATCGAGCCGGTCACGATCTTCGGCATCTCGCTCGCCGAGCAGCGCCTGCTGATCATCGCGGTCGCGGTGCTGGTGTTCTTCGGGCTCGAGCTTCTGGTCACCCATAGCCGCATGGGCAAGGCGATGCGGGCCGTTTCGCAGAACGTCGATTGCTGCGCGGTCGTCGGCATCGATGTCCGCAAGGTCGTGGTGCGGACCTTCATCCTGGGTGCGGCGCTGGCGGGGCTGTCGGGCGTCCTCACCGCTCCGGTCAATGTCAGCGTCTATGGTGGCATGGGCGAGCTGATCACCTTCAAGACGCTGCCGATCATCATCATGGGCGGGTTGGGCAATGTCCGGGGCACCTTCTTCGCCGCGATGATCCTCGGCATCGCCGAGAGTCTCGTCGCCACCTATGTCGGCCTGCAATTCCGCGACACGGTCGGCTTCGCCACGCTGATGCTCGTGCTGATGTGGCGCCCGCATGGATTGTTCTCCTCGCAGGCCCGCTACTGA
- a CDS encoding SDR family oxidoreductase has protein sequence MALLKGKIALVTGAGTGIGRESAILLAREGAAVVLTGRRQGPLDEVAQVIAAEGGHAVARTLDIASRGAIVATVAAIEAEVGPVDILVNNAGSASKVLNARFLSEEEWNATLNVNLTAVFSLTQTVLPAMIARGAGTIITVSSLAALNPNLLGGAAYGAAKAGVKNFMGFLHNTYRNQGIRATTILPGETDTPIMNNRARPPLAEERAIMLDPHDVARAVLLCASLQPGATIPELHICPTRMRDTAADIETARWVGAPDDTPDMPKR, from the coding sequence ATGGCATTGCTCAAGGGCAAGATCGCGCTCGTCACCGGCGCGGGCACCGGCATCGGCCGCGAAAGCGCCATCCTGCTGGCGCGTGAGGGCGCGGCCGTGGTGCTGACCGGGCGGCGCCAGGGTCCGCTCGACGAAGTTGCGCAAGTGATCGCGGCGGAGGGCGGCCACGCTGTCGCCCGTACGCTAGACATCGCCTCGCGGGGCGCCATCGTCGCGACCGTCGCGGCGATCGAAGCGGAGGTCGGGCCCGTCGATATTCTCGTCAACAATGCCGGCAGCGCCAGCAAGGTGCTGAACGCCCGCTTTCTCTCCGAGGAAGAGTGGAACGCGACGCTGAACGTCAACCTCACCGCCGTATTCTCGCTGACGCAGACGGTTCTGCCGGCGATGATCGCGCGGGGCGCAGGCACCATCATCACGGTCTCGTCGCTGGCGGCGTTGAATCCGAACCTGCTGGGCGGCGCGGCCTATGGCGCGGCCAAGGCCGGCGTGAAGAATTTCATGGGCTTCCTGCACAATACCTATCGCAACCAGGGCATCCGCGCGACCACGATCCTGCCCGGCGAGACCGACACGCCGATCATGAACAACCGCGCCCGGCCGCCTCTGGCCGAGGAGCGCGCCATCATGCTTGACCCGCACGACGTCGCCCGCGCGGTGCTGCTCTGCGCCAGCCTGCAGCCCGGCGCGACGATCCCCGAGCTGCACATCTGTCCGACGCGGATGCGCGACACCGCCGCCGATATCGAGACCGCGCGCTGGGTCGGCGCGCCCGACGATACGCCTGATATGCCGAAGCGCTGA
- a CDS encoding branched-chain amino acid ABC transporter ATP-binding protein — MAETNLSIAGLRAGYGSLDILNGIDLEVPQGQFVALMGPNGAGKSTLLKTLYGMTTVKGGTIRWQGRDIAGLASREILAQGVSFVPQGRCNFPLMTVDENLQMAAYTLRDAKVKSDRDYVYELFPILKKRRATIAGNMSGGEQQLLEVAMAVLQRPRILLVDEPSVGLSPAAIGIVFDELLRINAMGQTILLVEQNTKKAMEVAQRAVILRLGQVIWDGKPAEISHDELGELFMTGKMRGETEAQH; from the coding sequence GTGGCTGAGACCAATCTTTCGATCGCAGGCTTGCGAGCCGGCTATGGCTCGCTCGACATCCTCAACGGCATTGATCTCGAGGTGCCGCAAGGCCAGTTCGTGGCGCTGATGGGGCCGAACGGCGCCGGCAAATCGACGCTGCTCAAGACGCTCTACGGCATGACCACGGTCAAGGGCGGCACCATTCGCTGGCAAGGCCGGGACATCGCCGGGCTGGCCTCGCGCGAAATCCTGGCGCAAGGCGTTTCCTTCGTGCCGCAGGGGCGCTGCAACTTTCCGCTGATGACGGTCGACGAGAACCTGCAGATGGCGGCCTATACGCTGCGCGACGCCAAGGTGAAGAGCGACCGCGACTATGTCTACGAGCTGTTCCCGATCCTGAAGAAGCGTCGCGCGACCATCGCCGGCAACATGTCGGGCGGCGAGCAGCAGCTTCTCGAGGTCGCCATGGCGGTGCTGCAGCGACCGCGCATCCTCCTCGTCGACGAGCCCTCGGTGGGCCTGTCGCCGGCCGCGATCGGCATCGTCTTCGACGAATTGCTGCGGATCAACGCGATGGGGCAGACCATCCTGCTCGTCGAGCAGAACACCAAGAAGGCGATGGAGGTCGCGCAGCGCGCCGTCATCCTGCGGCTCGGCCAGGTGATCTGGGACGGCAAGCCGGCCGAGATCAGCCATGACGAACTCGGCGAACTGTTCATGACCGGCAAGATGCGCGGCGAGACGGAGGCGCAGCACTGA
- a CDS encoding hydantoinase B/oxoprolinase family protein, whose amino-acid sequence MSKTETTKAATDFNDPINLQVMWNRLIFIADQADTVLGRTAFSPIVRENHDYVTVLLDSRGRALAQCTWSIPVFITSLPVAAQTYFLPKFPEDTLQEGDVLATNDPEIGTGHLPDVTMITPIFKNGKIVAYAGSIAHLPDIGGAPLHSEASDIYEEGIRFPIVKLHRAGVPNQDVLDIIAASVRLPTEVLGDLESMVAANNVMGRELVKFLDEYGLDEVDGLADAIHSRSEAQMRKAIRAWPNGRYEAEVVLDGYHDDITLKAAVIVGDETIHVDYAGTSDQVLHSINCRTNYRYAHSVYALKCLLDPETPNNEGCITPVTDEAPLGSILNPEAWTAGNSRNLIGHVIPSLIFKALEGIVPDKVMGDSGGAPIWAANCVGRRDDGSQYGSVQNFHGGQGARAEIDGLDTLSFPSNCKVTAIEMFEIAVPVLTECKELIADSGGAGQHRGGLGQRVILRNRARAPMNVYLATERVRHPCFGVVGGQSGTPGKVAKNRQAQFPKGKVVLQTGDRLEVETPGGGGWGRAAARSADLIAQDLAEGLVSPDATRRLYGNAFSAAAE is encoded by the coding sequence ATGTCCAAGACCGAGACGACCAAAGCCGCCACCGACTTCAACGATCCGATCAACCTGCAGGTGATGTGGAACCGCCTGATCTTCATCGCCGACCAGGCCGACACGGTGCTCGGCCGCACCGCCTTCTCGCCGATCGTGCGCGAAAACCATGATTACGTCACCGTGCTGCTCGACAGCCGCGGCCGGGCGCTGGCCCAGTGCACCTGGTCGATCCCCGTCTTCATCACCTCGCTGCCGGTTGCGGCGCAGACCTATTTTCTGCCGAAGTTTCCAGAGGACACGTTGCAGGAAGGCGACGTTCTCGCCACCAACGATCCCGAGATCGGCACCGGCCATCTGCCCGACGTGACGATGATCACGCCGATCTTCAAGAACGGCAAGATCGTCGCCTATGCCGGCTCGATCGCGCATCTGCCCGATATCGGCGGCGCGCCGCTGCATTCGGAGGCGAGCGACATCTATGAGGAGGGCATCCGCTTCCCGATCGTGAAGCTGCACCGCGCCGGCGTGCCCAACCAGGACGTGCTCGACATCATCGCGGCTTCCGTGCGGCTCCCGACCGAAGTGCTCGGCGACCTGGAATCGATGGTCGCCGCCAACAACGTCATGGGCCGCGAACTGGTGAAGTTCCTCGATGAATACGGCCTCGACGAGGTCGATGGTCTGGCCGACGCGATCCATTCGCGCTCCGAGGCGCAGATGCGCAAGGCGATCCGCGCCTGGCCCAACGGACGCTACGAGGCGGAGGTCGTGCTCGACGGCTACCATGACGACATCACGCTGAAGGCTGCGGTCATCGTCGGCGACGAGACGATCCATGTCGACTACGCCGGCACCTCCGACCAGGTGCTGCACTCGATCAACTGCCGCACCAATTACCGTTACGCCCACTCCGTCTACGCGCTGAAATGCCTGCTCGACCCCGAGACGCCCAACAATGAGGGCTGCATCACACCCGTCACCGACGAGGCGCCGCTGGGCTCGATCCTCAATCCCGAAGCCTGGACGGCCGGCAACTCCCGCAACCTGATCGGCCATGTCATCCCCTCGCTGATCTTCAAGGCGCTGGAAGGCATCGTGCCCGACAAGGTGATGGGCGACAGCGGTGGCGCGCCGATCTGGGCCGCCAACTGCGTCGGGCGTCGTGATGACGGCTCGCAATATGGCTCGGTGCAGAATTTCCATGGCGGGCAGGGCGCGCGGGCGGAGATCGATGGGTTGGACACACTGAGCTTCCCGTCCAACTGCAAGGTCACCGCGATCGAGATGTTCGAGATCGCCGTGCCGGTGCTGACCGAGTGCAAGGAATTGATCGCCGATTCCGGCGGCGCCGGGCAGCATCGCGGCGGGCTCGGCCAGCGCGTCATCCTGCGCAATCGCGCCAGGGCGCCGATGAACGTCTATCTCGCGACCGAGCGCGTCCGCCACCCCTGCTTCGGCGTTGTGGGCGGACAGTCGGGCACACCCGGCAAGGTCGCCAAGAACAGGCAGGCACAGTTTCCGAAAGGCAAGGTGGTTCTCCAGACGGGCGATCGCCTCGAGGTCGAGACGCCGGGTGGTGGCGGCTGGGGCAGGGCGGCCGCGCGCTCCGCCGATCTCATCGCGCAGGATCTCGCCGAGGGGCTTGTCAGCCCCGATGCAACCCGGCGTCTCTATGGCAACGCCTTCTCGGCGGCGGCTGAATAG
- a CDS encoding branched-chain amino acid ABC transporter permease, translating to MSLNETSLPAAGRDLRWPFGLAIAVLACCAPLLLGSYALHAVIISLIFLLPAHGLNLLVGYTGLLSLAQAAFFGVGAYVSALMAVHWGTPFYLNLIASGLFAGALALPLGIPALRLRATSFVMCTLGFVIIGQAVAKNWISVTRGDMGLSAIPKPHFALGPASFTVSGTVGFYYLVLAVAALATFAVWLIVNSPAGRNMVAIRENETLAESVGVPTWRYKLVVFMISAAFAGLGGSVYAHYLTVVSPLTFQMSNSTLMLIIVLGGGPGTISGVVFGSLLFVGLSEFLRIAPELRMIAYGFCLLALVFWFPKGFAPLITRFWTLLRGRS from the coding sequence ATGTCGCTGAACGAGACCTCGCTTCCAGCTGCCGGACGCGACCTGCGATGGCCCTTCGGTCTCGCCATCGCCGTGCTGGCCTGCTGTGCGCCGCTGCTCTTGGGCAGCTACGCGCTCCATGCGGTGATCATCTCGCTGATCTTCCTGCTGCCGGCGCATGGGCTCAATCTGCTGGTCGGCTATACCGGGCTGCTCTCGCTGGCCCAGGCGGCCTTCTTCGGCGTCGGCGCCTATGTCTCGGCCCTGATGGCGGTGCATTGGGGCACGCCGTTCTATCTCAACCTGATCGCCTCGGGCCTGTTCGCCGGCGCCCTCGCCTTGCCCTTGGGCATCCCGGCGCTGAGGCTGCGGGCGACCTCCTTCGTGATGTGTACGCTCGGCTTCGTCATCATCGGACAGGCGGTCGCGAAGAACTGGATCAGCGTCACGCGCGGCGACATGGGCCTGTCGGCCATTCCCAAGCCCCATTTCGCGCTGGGGCCTGCGTCCTTCACGGTGTCGGGTACGGTCGGGTTCTACTATCTCGTGCTCGCCGTCGCGGCTCTGGCGACCTTCGCCGTCTGGCTGATCGTCAATTCGCCAGCCGGGCGCAACATGGTGGCGATCCGCGAAAACGAGACGCTGGCCGAATCCGTCGGCGTGCCGACCTGGCGCTACAAGCTGGTCGTGTTCATGATCAGCGCGGCTTTCGCCGGGCTCGGTGGTAGCGTCTACGCGCATTACCTCACCGTGGTCAGCCCGCTGACCTTCCAGATGTCGAACTCGACGCTAATGCTGATCATCGTGCTCGGCGGCGGACCGGGCACGATCTCGGGCGTCGTCTTCGGCAGTCTGCTCTTTGTTGGCCTGTCGGAGTTTCTCCGCATCGCCCCCGAGCTGCGCATGATCGCCTATGGCTTCTGCCTGCTGGCGCTGGTGTTCTGGTTCCCGAAGGGCTTCGCGCCGCTGATCACGCGCTTTTGGACTTTGCTGAGGGGGCGCTCATGA
- the nac gene encoding nitrogen assimilation transcriptional regulator NAC, translating to MSVDFKKLKSFVKVVDAGSVSRAADILRTAQPALSQQIAALESHFKHKLLIRSNHGITPTEAGLILYRHAQLLLKQVEQAQIDIEQSSRSVAGRVSIGLATYSASSALSLPLLKAMKTRYPDIVIHINDSFGHVLSELIMTGKMDMAVIYGSRPIKGVVLQPLFTEELVLVSPPGSVFETPEGEALPLSALAEVDLLLPSRGHFLRQMIDESLGRARVAPHVAAEIESVSSLGAAVMDGLGSTILPGSVAASAAGFRGAVVRPLVRPAMTATVSLCVSDHLPMSEPAIAARSVLIEIVQELIREAPFGLKPVPVEVERAPPAP from the coding sequence ATGAGCGTCGATTTCAAGAAGTTGAAGAGTTTCGTGAAGGTCGTCGATGCGGGTAGCGTGTCGCGCGCGGCCGACATCCTGCGTACGGCACAGCCGGCGCTGTCCCAGCAGATCGCCGCGCTGGAAAGCCATTTCAAGCACAAGCTCTTGATCCGCAGCAATCACGGCATCACGCCGACCGAGGCGGGGCTGATCCTCTACCGCCATGCCCAGCTCCTGCTGAAGCAGGTCGAGCAGGCGCAGATCGACATCGAGCAGTCCTCGCGCTCCGTCGCGGGCCGGGTCTCGATCGGGCTTGCCACCTATTCCGCGTCGAGCGCGCTCTCACTGCCGCTGCTCAAGGCGATGAAGACGCGCTATCCCGACATCGTCATCCATATCAACGACAGCTTCGGCCATGTGCTGAGCGAGCTGATCATGACCGGCAAGATGGACATGGCGGTGATCTACGGCTCGCGGCCGATCAAGGGCGTGGTGCTGCAGCCGCTGTTCACGGAAGAGCTCGTGCTGGTGTCGCCGCCGGGCTCCGTCTTCGAGACACCCGAGGGCGAGGCGCTACCACTTTCGGCGCTGGCCGAGGTCGATCTGCTGCTGCCGAGCCGGGGGCATTTCCTGCGCCAGATGATCGATGAATCGCTGGGGCGGGCCCGCGTCGCGCCCCACGTTGCAGCTGAAATCGAGTCGGTCTCGTCGCTGGGCGCGGCGGTGATGGACGGGCTCGGATCGACGATCCTGCCTGGCTCGGTGGCGGCCAGTGCGGCGGGCTTTCGCGGCGCCGTCGTCCGGCCGCTGGTTCGCCCGGCGATGACCGCGACGGTCTCGCTGTGCGTCTCGGACCATCTGCCGATGTCGGAGCCGGCGATCGCGGCTCGCTCCGTGCTGATCGAGATCGTCCAGGAGCTGATCCGCGAGGCGCCCTTCGGCCTGAAGCCGGTGCCTGTCGAGGTCGAGCGGGCGCCGCCGGCCCCATAA